One part of the Mariniblastus fucicola genome encodes these proteins:
- a CDS encoding cytochrome C oxidase subunit IV family protein, whose translation MAGSHNSDHPAFNHPAPLPLLIGVFLALVFLTILTLVTSNIELAQFAFGIAMLIATAKAFLVCAFFMHMWWDKGFNILFFLSSLLFVSLFIGVTLLDTGQYQDNIDLFPRAEEPAMTVAPADPAAN comes from the coding sequence ATGGCTGGCTCACACAACAGCGATCATCCTGCTTTCAATCATCCGGCACCTCTGCCGTTGCTGATTGGTGTATTTCTGGCGTTGGTCTTTCTGACCATTTTGACGTTGGTGACTTCGAACATTGAACTGGCTCAGTTTGCGTTCGGTATCGCGATGTTGATTGCGACGGCCAAGGCATTTCTGGTTTGCGCATTCTTCATGCACATGTGGTGGGACAAGGGATTCAACATCCTGTTTTTCCTGTCTTCGCTGTTGTTCGTTTCGCTGTTTATCGGTGTAACTTTACTGGACACCGGTCAGTATCAGGACAATATCGACTTGTTCCCAAGAGCGGAAGAACCTGCCATGACCGTCGCTCCAGCGGACCCTGCTGCCAACTAA
- a CDS encoding cytochrome c oxidase subunit 3 encodes MAVADPDNILEEHHHHDPFIAHHFDNAEQQFDSGKFGIWIFLVTEVLFFSGLFVAYTLYRIHHPEIFDQAHHFLDKNLGAMNTIVLLFSSLTMALGVHSAQNGDNKKCAIYTLITMVCAAMFLGVKAVEYSHKWDMGIFVRSAFNYSDHHAEGISSYLIYISAIPALLLVGFIGASLMAKMTEKDLFSKFCGGMAVTVGGYFLGVFVGLGFMALTAKDGGHANREITTSPLVLQALTVDEEEQAEGDDHDHGDEHADEDHAHADDHAAHDDPNKDPMDRDIGIFFSIYYCMTGLHAIHIIAGIMALAWVFWRSLSLHWRPDYFGPVDYVGLYWHLVDLIWIYLFPLLYLID; translated from the coding sequence ATGGCCGTAGCTGATCCTGACAACATCCTCGAAGAACATCACCACCACGATCCGTTCATCGCTCACCATTTTGATAATGCTGAGCAGCAGTTCGATTCGGGTAAATTCGGAATCTGGATTTTCCTGGTCACGGAAGTTCTGTTCTTCAGCGGACTGTTCGTTGCGTACACGCTTTACCGCATCCACCACCCTGAGATTTTCGACCAGGCTCATCACTTCCTGGACAAAAACCTTGGCGCGATGAACACGATCGTGTTGCTGTTCAGCAGTTTGACGATGGCACTTGGCGTGCATTCCGCCCAGAACGGCGACAATAAGAAGTGTGCGATCTACACGCTGATCACGATGGTCTGTGCCGCGATGTTCCTTGGTGTGAAAGCCGTTGAATACAGTCACAAATGGGACATGGGAATTTTTGTTCGCAGTGCGTTCAACTATTCCGATCATCATGCGGAAGGGATTTCGTCCTATCTGATCTACATCAGCGCTATTCCGGCTTTGTTGCTGGTTGGATTCATTGGTGCATCGCTGATGGCGAAAATGACTGAGAAGGATTTGTTTTCCAAGTTCTGCGGCGGCATGGCCGTGACCGTCGGCGGTTACTTCCTGGGCGTTTTCGTGGGACTTGGCTTCATGGCTCTGACGGCGAAAGATGGCGGGCACGCGAATCGCGAGATCACGACATCACCGCTTGTGTTGCAGGCGCTGACAGTTGACGAAGAAGAGCAGGCTGAAGGTGACGATCACGACCATGGCGATGAGCACGCGGATGAAGATCATGCTCACGCTGACGACCATGCGGCTCACGATGACCCCAACAAGGATCCGATGGATCGGGACATCGGAATCTTCTTCAGCATCTACTACTGCATGACCGGATTGCACGCGATTCACATTATCGCGGGAATCATGGCACTAGCTTGGGTGTTTTGGCGCAGCCTGTCGCTTCACTGGCGGCCGGACTATTTCGGACCTGTTGACTATGTTGGTCTCTACTGGCACCTGGTGGACCTGATTTGGATCTATCTGTTTCCTCTTCTGTATTTGATTGACTAG
- a CDS encoding cytochrome c oxidase subunit I, whose amino-acid sequence MASAEIRNKIFDTPSTSYLNNAKGWKSWAFTLDHKRIGLMYLIGVTAALILAGIFALVLRSHLFSYKGAMLSDDMYNQMFTLHGAIMVFSFIIPSVPAALGNFVLPMMLGAKDVAFPRMNLASFYLWIIGTGCLFAAILSGRGLDTGWTFYTPYSIDTSTAVIFATFGAFVLGFSSIFTGLNFLVTINTMRAPGQTWFKLPLFLWSLYATSIIQVLATPVLGITLLLLIAERTMHIGIFDPTYGGDPVLFQHFFWFYSHPAVYIMILPAMGVISELISVYSQKRIFGYSFIAFSSVAIALLGFLVWGHHMFTSGQSPVVTLIFSAITFTVAIPSAVKVFNWLATLYKGSILLNTPMCYALSFIFLFGIGGLTGLFLGTLSVDIHLHDTYFVVAHFHFVMVGGTLTAFLGGLFHWWPKMFGRMYNDFMGRVGCFLVFAGFNLTFFPQFVMGSRGMPRRYASYDPEFQIFHQLSTVGAFVLGIGIVLSFVVLVYAAFRGKRCGSNPFRAASLEWQTSSPPDFHNFIHKPVMTDPYDFDSQVYDETLDTYIPRELADPAKVPPRKTPAHH is encoded by the coding sequence ATGGCATCCGCAGAAATTAGAAACAAGATTTTCGACACACCGTCGACGAGTTACCTCAACAATGCGAAAGGCTGGAAGTCCTGGGCTTTCACGCTGGATCACAAGCGCATTGGTTTGATGTATCTGATTGGCGTAACCGCCGCGTTGATCCTTGCCGGGATCTTCGCTCTGGTTTTGCGATCTCATCTGTTTTCGTACAAGGGAGCGATGCTGAGCGATGACATGTACAACCAGATGTTCACCCTGCACGGGGCGATCATGGTGTTCTCGTTCATTATCCCCAGCGTGCCGGCGGCTCTTGGAAACTTCGTTCTGCCGATGATGCTCGGTGCGAAGGACGTTGCCTTCCCTCGAATGAACCTTGCCAGTTTCTATCTGTGGATTATCGGAACGGGCTGTCTGTTCGCGGCGATTCTTTCCGGTCGTGGACTCGACACGGGTTGGACGTTTTACACGCCTTACAGTATCGACACCTCGACTGCGGTGATCTTTGCGACGTTCGGAGCATTTGTGCTGGGCTTCAGCTCGATTTTCACAGGGCTGAACTTTCTGGTTACGATCAACACGATGCGAGCTCCAGGGCAGACGTGGTTCAAGCTTCCACTGTTCCTGTGGTCACTATATGCGACGTCGATCATTCAGGTTTTGGCGACTCCAGTTCTGGGCATCACGCTGTTGCTGTTGATTGCCGAACGTACGATGCACATCGGTATTTTCGATCCGACTTACGGTGGTGACCCGGTTCTGTTCCAGCACTTCTTCTGGTTCTACTCACACCCAGCGGTTTACATCATGATCCTGCCGGCGATGGGCGTGATCAGTGAGCTGATTTCGGTTTACAGTCAGAAGCGAATTTTCGGTTACTCGTTCATTGCTTTCTCCAGCGTGGCGATCGCACTGTTGGGCTTCCTGGTTTGGGGACACCACATGTTCACCAGTGGCCAGTCGCCTGTGGTGACATTGATTTTCAGTGCCATCACGTTCACTGTTGCGATTCCATCAGCGGTAAAAGTTTTCAACTGGTTGGCTACCCTGTACAAGGGCTCGATCCTGTTGAACACGCCGATGTGTTACGCACTGAGTTTCATTTTCCTGTTCGGAATCGGTGGACTGACGGGTCTGTTCCTTGGAACGTTGTCGGTTGACATTCACCTTCACGATACGTACTTCGTTGTTGCTCACTTCCACTTCGTGATGGTGGGCGGAACGCTGACTGCTTTCCTTGGCGGATTGTTTCACTGGTGGCCGAAGATGTTCGGTCGGATGTACAACGATTTCATGGGACGCGTGGGTTGCTTCCTGGTATTCGCGGGCTTCAACTTGACGTTCTTCCCACAGTTCGTAATGGGCTCACGCGGTATGCCGCGACGATATGCTTCTTACGACCCCGAGTTCCAGATCTTCCACCAGCTTTCAACCGTTGGTGCTTTTGTTCTGGGGATTGGAATCGTGTTGAGCTTTGTCGTTCTGGTTTACGCCGCGTTCCGTGGAAAGCGTTGCGGATCGAATCCGTTCCGTGCGGCGTCGCTGGAGTGGCAGACAAGCTCGCCTCCCGATTTCCACAACTTCATTCACAAGCCGGTCATGACCGACCCGTACGATTTTGATTCACAGGTCTACGACGAGACACTGGATACCTACATTCCTCGTGAGCTTGCCGATCCTGCGAAAGTGCCACCTCGGAAAACGCCTGCTCACCACTAG
- a CDS encoding cytochrome c oxidase subunit II, producing MNWSLPILFAQSNEEIRTIVSSQNNDTSVPDHAIERSSELSGNWFSSEYWFPESASTFASNVDWLFMFIFWVSLIFFAAIVGVMIHFCIKYRRKDGNLETEPSSSHNTSLEIAWSVGPSILLVVMFWYGAEGFFQMRVPRTDAEEIQVSASRWNWKFTYPDGDSSSELHLVNNRPTKLVMQSEDVLHSMYIASFRQKVDIVPGRYTYAYLEPNKEGQFRLACTEYCGQKHSKMRTMVTVHASDERRKEDTQWIEADYPAWQNGERIYKINCSGCHNKTAEAGTGPGFGDLWGKEESLMGGSKIKVDEQYVYNSIMEPNKDIVAGYGPVSKMNSFQGKLSPEDVNQVIAYLKYLKDPTSVSNTPEGEVIEEETETPAEPEADKTST from the coding sequence ATGAACTGGTCCCTGCCAATACTTTTTGCACAATCCAACGAAGAAATTCGCACGATCGTCAGTTCCCAGAACAACGACACGTCGGTTCCGGATCACGCGATCGAGCGATCTTCTGAACTCAGTGGCAACTGGTTCTCTTCGGAGTACTGGTTTCCTGAATCAGCATCCACGTTCGCATCGAATGTGGACTGGTTGTTCATGTTCATCTTCTGGGTGTCGCTGATCTTTTTCGCTGCGATTGTCGGCGTGATGATTCACTTCTGCATCAAGTATCGTCGCAAGGACGGCAACCTTGAGACAGAGCCAAGTTCATCGCACAACACGAGCCTTGAAATCGCCTGGTCGGTCGGACCGAGCATCCTGCTGGTCGTAATGTTCTGGTATGGAGCAGAGGGCTTTTTCCAGATGCGTGTTCCGCGTACCGATGCCGAAGAGATTCAGGTTTCGGCTTCGCGTTGGAACTGGAAATTCACTTACCCTGACGGCGATAGTTCTTCCGAACTGCACCTCGTCAACAACCGCCCAACGAAACTGGTTATGCAGTCCGAAGATGTGCTGCACAGCATGTACATTGCTTCGTTTCGACAGAAAGTGGACATCGTGCCCGGTCGTTACACCTACGCTTACCTTGAACCAAACAAGGAAGGTCAGTTCCGATTGGCATGCACCGAGTACTGTGGGCAAAAGCACTCGAAGATGCGAACGATGGTTACGGTTCATGCGAGTGACGAGCGACGCAAAGAAGACACGCAATGGATCGAAGCCGATTATCCCGCGTGGCAAAACGGCGAACGGATCTACAAGATCAACTGCTCAGGTTGCCACAACAAAACTGCTGAGGCTGGCACAGGACCCGGCTTTGGTGACCTTTGGGGCAAGGAAGAATCATTGATGGGCGGTTCGAAGATCAAAGTTGATGAGCAGTACGTCTACAACTCCATTATGGAACCGAACAAGGACATCGTCGCGGGTTACGGTCCGGTTTCGAAGATGAATTCGTTCCAGGGAAAGCTGAGTCCTGAAGACGTCAATCAGGTCATTGCCTATCTGAAATACCTCAAGGATCCGACTTCTGTCTCCAACACTCCGGAAGGCGAAGTCATTGAAGAGGAAACGGAAACACCAGCAGAGCCGGAAGCTGACAAGACTTCGACTTAG
- a CDS encoding SCO family protein → MQHANAQFNSSLIAKAISWVLLLCAMGISSNVFADEPETDSDPFGINRVPRATDGTGVEPKIGAMIDPDIHFHDHDNRFVRIGDYFGDKPLMLSFNYSNCPKLCSVQLENMVKCLAQIKFKVGVDFDMVSVSIDPLEQTSRAREQKEKYVHMYNQGESIDGFHFLTGDEDAIDYLADICGFKYKYVPSQKLYSHPPVFILVAPDGKIVRYIPGLDYEPDTIEKALIETSEGKIGGSAFDWASYALGCFVFDESRGKYTFQAMALMRAGGILTVVGLVVGLLPYWFFRKGSNAAQATPEKTTDYDTEDILLPSTSEK, encoded by the coding sequence ATGCAACACGCAAACGCACAATTCAATTCATCACTCATCGCGAAAGCAATTTCGTGGGTGCTGTTGCTGTGTGCGATGGGCATTTCATCAAACGTCTTTGCGGACGAACCCGAAACGGACAGCGATCCTTTTGGCATCAACCGTGTGCCACGAGCAACCGACGGGACGGGCGTTGAGCCAAAAATCGGGGCGATGATTGATCCCGACATCCATTTCCACGATCACGACAATCGCTTCGTGCGAATTGGAGACTACTTTGGCGACAAGCCGCTGATGCTGTCGTTCAATTACTCCAACTGTCCAAAGCTGTGCAGTGTTCAGTTGGAGAACATGGTCAAGTGCCTGGCGCAGATCAAGTTCAAGGTCGGAGTGGACTTTGATATGGTCTCCGTGAGCATCGATCCGCTGGAACAAACTTCGCGTGCTCGCGAGCAAAAAGAAAAATACGTCCACATGTACAACCAGGGCGAAAGCATCGACGGCTTTCACTTCCTGACCGGCGACGAAGACGCGATCGACTATCTCGCTGACATTTGCGGATTCAAATACAAGTACGTTCCGTCGCAGAAGCTTTACTCACATCCACCTGTGTTTATCCTTGTTGCACCTGATGGAAAAATCGTACGCTACATTCCGGGACTCGATTACGAACCGGACACCATCGAAAAAGCCCTGATTGAAACTTCAGAAGGCAAAATCGGTGGTTCGGCGTTTGACTGGGCATCCTATGCATTGGGTTGTTTTGTCTTCGATGAGTCCCGCGGAAAATATACTTTTCAAGCCATGGCACTGATGCGTGCCGGTGGCATCCTGACCGTTGTTGGTCTGGTGGTTGGTCTGTTGCCTTACTGGTTCTTCCGCAAGGGTTCCAATGCTGCTCAAGCCACGCCGGAAAAAACAACTGATTACGACACTGAAGACATTCTCTTGCCATCCACGAGCGAAAAATGA
- a CDS encoding quinol:electron acceptor oxidoreductase subunit ActD: MANETNNSSDKELVGLLAQFDDPTSLLAACNNAREAGYTKMDAYTPFPVHGIDPALGIKRSFLPFIVLAVALGAVVLGLGMQFYTNGGGIGDWSTDEAAIFPGYRFMISGKPYFSLPANIPVTFEVIVLSSAFATFFGMWIINRLPRLSNPLHRVSRFKRVTNDKFFLMLEAKDDKFDASDSEAHLNQWGAVAIEEVNQDLTDTKLPSWMAPAALIGALLLLIPPVAIFSVYGSTNRKPRLHVVPDMDWQHKFKTQVLSPNIAEKDDPVYLFENRRAMRQPVEGSVRFGSLEDDSEMFRGIKKEFSGQAATVGLKSNVLASTAVQEEENPDQWITGFPEGFKVNEDTLARGKQRFEIYCSVCHGYAGNGDGLVNQRAIALAANGKASWTAAKSLHDPTVTDSVKNPTGRIYDTITNGRNTMGPYRDQIPVEDRWAIVAYVKALQATGITAPGAEATESEAEEAGEPEADESAEPAAETTEPEAEASEADDADTE, translated from the coding sequence ATGGCAAACGAAACGAACAACTCCAGCGACAAAGAACTGGTCGGCCTTTTGGCTCAGTTCGATGACCCGACTTCGCTGTTGGCGGCTTGCAACAATGCTCGCGAAGCCGGCTATACGAAGATGGACGCTTACACGCCGTTTCCGGTGCACGGTATTGATCCGGCATTGGGAATCAAGCGATCTTTCCTGCCGTTCATCGTTCTGGCGGTTGCCCTGGGCGCTGTCGTGTTGGGACTGGGCATGCAGTTCTACACCAACGGTGGTGGGATCGGAGATTGGTCGACTGACGAAGCGGCGATCTTCCCCGGCTACCGGTTTATGATCAGCGGCAAGCCGTACTTCAGCCTTCCCGCGAACATTCCGGTAACGTTTGAAGTCATCGTTTTGTCCAGTGCCTTCGCCACGTTCTTCGGCATGTGGATCATCAACCGCTTGCCGCGACTTTCGAATCCGCTGCATCGGGTTTCGCGTTTCAAGCGAGTTACCAACGACAAGTTTTTCCTGATGCTTGAGGCGAAGGACGACAAGTTCGACGCTTCAGATTCGGAAGCCCATTTGAACCAGTGGGGTGCTGTTGCGATCGAGGAGGTCAACCAGGATCTGACTGATACGAAGCTTCCTTCTTGGATGGCTCCGGCGGCGTTGATTGGCGCTTTGTTGCTGTTGATTCCACCCGTTGCGATTTTCAGCGTTTACGGCTCGACCAATCGCAAGCCACGTTTGCATGTTGTTCCCGACATGGACTGGCAACACAAATTCAAGACTCAGGTTTTGAGCCCGAACATTGCGGAAAAAGACGATCCTGTTTACCTGTTTGAGAATCGCCGTGCGATGCGACAGCCGGTTGAAGGTTCCGTTCGATTTGGCTCTCTGGAAGACGATTCGGAAATGTTCCGCGGGATCAAGAAAGAGTTCTCTGGTCAAGCGGCGACGGTTGGTCTGAAGTCCAACGTGCTTGCTTCGACGGCGGTTCAGGAAGAGGAAAATCCTGATCAGTGGATCACCGGATTTCCGGAAGGTTTTAAAGTCAACGAAGACACACTTGCTCGCGGCAAGCAACGATTCGAAATCTATTGCTCTGTCTGCCATGGTTACGCCGGCAACGGTGACGGCCTGGTGAATCAACGAGCGATTGCTCTGGCGGCCAACGGCAAGGCTTCATGGACGGCTGCCAAGTCACTGCACGATCCAACGGTTACCGATTCGGTAAAGAATCCAACGGGCCGAATTTACGACACGATCACGAACGGTCGCAACACGATGGGGCCTTACAGGGATCAGATTCCGGTTGAGGACCGCTGGGCGATTGTGGCTTACGTGAAAGCGTTGCAGGCGACGGGCATTACTGCTCCGGGAGCCGAGGCGACTGAATCGGAAGCTGAAGAAGCGGGCGAGCCGGAGGCTGACGAGTCGGCGGAGCCAGCTGCAGAAACTACCGAGCCAGAAGCGGAAGCGTCTGAAGCGGACGACGCAGACACAGAATAG